Proteins from one Cryptomeria japonica chromosome 4, Sugi_1.0, whole genome shotgun sequence genomic window:
- the LOC131061103 gene encoding GDSL esterase/lipase 7, translating into MRILSWQHAPNAIHPKPIKLQDIQSEFPPDQEKNLKNSPSKFLMAIFGVVYIFQRGLSFITTLEAMMPGATILLAFAIVIYILLLPTSWGQTSSPLQPIPTDSTALFCAQSPCSPNENEGHDLSNCQQWKENVEQLDEKQDPHLLERISSLNHEFPVSMADAPNKSNADIPGAGETDSSSLVPAFYIFGDSTVDSGNNNYLGTFARADVPPYGRDFDTHMPTGRFSNGRLTVDYLALFMGLPFVPTYLGLGGMVENMMQGVNFASAGAGVLYSSGADLGQHISLTQQIEQFSEMVQDMSLYFGEEQSRQRISKSIIYVSVGSNDYIHFYLRNVSGIRSLHPPWKFNKLLVQGIRNELMHLYNANARKMVCIGMGPLGCAPHFLWETNSPNGECVEDINNMIIEYNYALKYMVEGLNSKLPGANIVFSDIYEGLMDILKKPKHYGFQSVSNACCGLGKFGGGILCAFSNVACNNATGYVWWDQYHTTDTVNSIMADNQWNGKYKNITHPMNLYDLVMADS; encoded by the exons ATGCGGATTTTAAGCTGGCAACATGCACCAAATGCCATCCATCCGAAGCCTATAAAATTACAGGATATCCAGAGCGAATTCCCACCTGaccaagaaaaaaatttaaaaaactcacCCAGTAAATTTCTCATGGCCATCTTTGGCGTCGTGTATATATTTCAACGAGGCCTATCTTTCATAACTACCTTGGAAGCCATGATGCCAGGCGCTACAATCTTGTTAGCCTTTGCCATCGTAATCTACATTTTGCTTCTACCCACGTCATGGGGTCAAACCTCCTCGCCTCTGCAACCAATACCCACAGATTCCACCGCTCTCTTCTGTGCTCAATCTCCCTGTTCACCAAATGAAAATGAGGGCCATGACCTTTCCAATTGCCAGCAATGGAAAGAAAACGTAGAACAATTAGACGAGAAACAAGACCCACATCTGCTTGAACGTATTTCTTCTCTAAACCATGAATTCCCTGTTTCCATGGCTGATGCTCCGAACAAAAGCAATGCAGATATACCAGGGGCAGGGGAAACGGACTCTTCGTCACTTGTCCCTGCTTTTTACATTTTTGGGGACTCCACTGTAGATAGTGGGAACAATAACTATTTGGGTACTTTTGCTAGAGCTGATGTCCCTCCCTATGGCAGAGATTTTGATACCCACATGCCCACTGGCAGATTCTCCAATGGCCGCCTCACTGTAGATTATTTGG CTCTGTTCATGGGACTGCCATTTGTTCCAACATATCTTGGATTGGGTGGAATGGTGGAGAATATGATGCAGGGTGTTAATTTTGCATCTGCAGGAGCGGGGGTTTTGTATTCCAGCGGCGCTGATTTG GGGCAGCACATATCCCTAACGCAGCAAATCGAGCAATTCTCAGAAATGGTGCAAGACATGTCACTGTATTTCGGCGAAGAGCAATCAAGACAGAGAATATCCAAGTCTATAATCTACGTCTCCGTTGGCAGCAACGATTACATTCACTTCTACCTGCGAAATGTCTCGGGAATTCGATCCCTGCACCCCCCTTGGAAGTTCAACAAGCTGCTCGTTCAAGGCATCAGAAATGAATTGATG CATTTGTACAATGCGAATGCGAGGAAAATGGTGTGCATAGGAATGGGGCCTCTGGGCTGTGCTCCGCACTTCTTATGGGAAACAAACAGTCCCAATGGCGAATGCGTAGAGGACATAAACAACATGATTATAGAGTATAACTATGCCTTGAAATACATGGTGGAAGGCCTCAACTCCAAACTTCCTGGTGCAAATATAGTCTTCTCTGACATATATGAGGGACTGATGGACATCCTTAAAAAGCCCAAACATTATG GGTTCCAGTCTGTGAGTAACGCATGCTGTGGGTTGGGGAAATTTGGAGGAGGGATCCTCTGTGCATTTTCCAATGTGGCGTGCAACAATGCAACCGGCTATGTGTGGTGGGACCAGTATCACACCACTGATACAGTTAATTCAATCATGGCGGACAATCAGTGGAATGGCAAATATAAGAACATTACCCATCCTATGAATCTCTATGACCTGGTAATGGCCGATTCTTGA